A stretch of DNA from Ricinus communis isolate WT05 ecotype wild-type chromosome 4, ASM1957865v1, whole genome shotgun sequence:
attataaaaaatttaaatttttattcaaattgaaaTAGATACCTACCTTAATGCTAAATGTATGAGtatattgatttcttttaaattatgcTTTGCCGGAGAAAATATGCTTTAATTTGTTGGAATTTTCATTTCTCATACTTTCCCACTCCTTTTTCTATAATCTGTCACCTTGCTTGTGAAATCATGACCATATACACACACAATGAAATGGCatactttttttatactttgaaTCCATTAGCAGAATGGAagatcttttttcttttccgtTCACTTAATGGAAGATCTTGTTTCTGGTGTGCTATGCCCGCATAAGTGCTAATTTAATCCAAATTACAGGAGCCAAAGATGAAACAAGTACAAGATATTCTCTTTTACTTTGGttcaaagaaaagatttttataagattttttttttctttcttggttGACTTGATTTTTATAAGCTTTACTTTATCATCTGAAATTATCACCaagtatatataataaaaacatatgcattgtatatatttaatatatacctTCTGTTACATCCAGAAGCTTATTCTACGTAGACGTAGTAGCTATGGTAGACAGCAGGACATgattttaagaagaaaaaaaaaaccgaGATTATTTTGTCCAGGGAAAGTTAATAGATCCTTGCAAAGTCAAGAGACTTCTTTCCATCATGGGCGTTGCTAAAGAAATTGTTCATGTAATCTTCAAAGACCACCTCTCTGTAACGAGCCACCCCATCTTTCTCCACCACTTGTGCCAACGGTCCAATCTTCACTGACCCTCTTGGAATTGTGAAAATTGGAATCGACACTCTTGATTGTGTGCTTGTAGTACGCACTCTATGCTCGGCACTTTTATACTTTCCATTGCTCACTATCTGCAAAAATCAAGAAGCAGCAAGAATTTTccattaattaaaatgtttaGTACCATATTCTGTACCTAGTAAACTGGTTTCCCATTAatgcaattattattattttcttttgataagaaaattaatgcGATTTTGATGGGTCGGTTTATCGTTGAAATTTCTGGTTAATGGAAGGAACCAAGTTAAGCTTATTAATGAGACGTTTGAAGTTGGAAAAAGTCTAACCTGTAGTGTATCGCCGACGTTGATGACCAAAGCACCAGGCACAGGTGGGATTTCCATCCACTCACCCTTTTTCTTCCCATCAACATTCTCCTCAACCTTGACATATAGGCCACCAATCCCATCTTGCAACAAAATAGTAAGGGTGCCCAAATCTGAGTGACGTCCCACGCCTACGGTGAGCTCAGGATTTGGGCATCTTGGATAGAAGTTCATGTTCACCATCTTCAACCCAATTAATTCATCCATTTTGGCATCATCTAGATTCACTCCAAGCTTCACCATCAGAGCTTCTAGTAGTTTTCTCACCATCTTTATTGATGTTCTTACATACTCGAGAGCGACGTctctgattaaaaaaaaattcaaaaagaaaagaaaatagttgtTAATAAATTACCAATGGGCCCcaaaatccaataatttaAGTTTGAATTGTATATGCAAAGTTCAAAAGCGTgagaatttattgataaatttataaagtaGTTATTGACTAATTTTATTAGCTAGTGAGATTGTAACTTaattatggttttttttttttcatatctaTGTTGAACTAGGCCAAAGAAGCAAActgtaaaaagagaaaaaaaaaaaatagagcaAGAAATTTAGCTGTTGCAAAGAAAGTCCTTACTTGCATTCTTTAGGCCAAAATTGAAGTGCTTCAGCATCACTAGTGTAAATCATGCTAACATAGTCTTTCCATTCCATTGCCTTCTCTTTCTCTGGCACAAAGCTTGTGCCATACTTCACCAATGGACTAGGACTCACACCCTTGCAATAGACAGCTTTCTTTTCAGGTGGCTGGCCAAAGAAACTGTGAGCTGCATCCTTAAGCGACTCGAGCAGCTCTATGGGCA
This window harbors:
- the LOC8272615 gene encoding scopoletin 8-hydroxylase-like, whose product is MAPAPSFSDADGSLFNFVVRDGNGVKGIVDSGLSKVPKQYVQPQQERIDKLSATLNDNPPIDLAKLDGPDHDQVVEEIARAAETLGFFQVVNHGVPIELLESLKDAAHSFFGQPPEKKAVYCKGVSPSPLVKYGTSFVPEKEKAMEWKDYVSMIYTSDAEALQFWPKECKDVALEYVRTSIKMVRKLLEALMVKLGVNLDDAKMDELIGLKMVNMNFYPRCPNPELTVGVGRHSDLGTLTILLQDGIGGLYVKVEENVDGKKKGEWMEIPPVPGALVINVGDTLQIVSNGKYKSAEHRVRTTSTQSRVSIPIFTIPRGSVKIGPLAQVVEKDGVARYREVVFEDYMNNFFSNAHDGKKSLDFARIY